The stretch of DNA AAGGGTTTGTTACAGGTCGAATTTCTGAAGGTACTTGGGTATCACGACGCCCCAGCCCAGCTCGCTCTCGATGCGGGCCTTGAGAGACTCCGCGGCCTTGGGCTCGCCATGCACCAAAAAGGTCGTTTTGGGCGGCTGGGTGAAGCCCCTGAGCCAACGCATGATGTCGCTGTAATCGCCGTGGGCCGAGAGCGAGTCGATGAACTCGACCTTGGCGTTGATCGACACCGGCATGCCGTGGATCTTGATCGCCTTTGCGCCGTCAAGAATCGCCCTCCCGCGAGTGCCCGCGGCCTGGAAACCGGTGATGACCAGGGTGGAGTTATGGTCCGGCAGATACGCCTTGAGGTGATGCAGTATCCGGCCGCCGGTCATCATGCCCGACGAGGATATGATGATCGCAGGCTCCTTGAGGCTGTTGAGCTGCTTGGACTCCTCGGGGTCATGCACGTGCACCAGCCTGGATGGGCTGAATGCCTTGGTCGGCTCGTTGCCGTTGACGAAGAAGTTGTGCTCGTTCCCGTAGCGCACGTAGATCTCGGTGGCGTCGATCGCCAGCGGGCTGTTCAAGAATATGGGGACGTCGGGGAGCCTCCCCTTTTCCTCGAGTTTCTTGAGGATGTAGAGCACCTCCTGCGAGCGGCCGACCGCGAACGACGGGATGATGACCTTGCCGCCGCTCTTCACCGTCTTCTTTATGATGCGCTCGAAGCGCCCGAGTATGTCCTCCTCCGTATGGAGCCTGTCGCCGTACGTCGACTCGAGCACCAGGTAGTTAACGGACTTGACCGGACCCGGGTCCACGGCGATCAGGGCGTCGTACGTGCCGATGTCGCCCGCGAACATTATGTTGAACTTATGATGCGGCTGTTTGAC from bacterium encodes:
- a CDS encoding MBL fold metallo-hydrolase; the protein is MRLQFLGATQTVTGSKFCLSDGHHLWLIDCGLYQGLKELRLRNWQPFPVDPHKIASVILTHAHIDHSGYLPLIVKNGFSGPVLASEPTVDLCKILLPDAGYIQEEDAKFAAKHGFSKHSDPLPLYTYDDAVRCLPQLKAVSDREWHALSDNVRMMLRPAGHILGSRVINVSVKQPHHKFNIMFAGDIGTYDALIAVDPGPVKSVNYLVLESTYGDRLHTEEDILGRFERIIKKTVKSGGKVIIPSFAVGRSQEVLYILKKLEEKGRLPDVPIFLNSPLAIDATEIYVRYGNEHNFFVNGNEPTKAFSPSRLVHVHDPEESKQLNSLKEPAIIISSSGMMTGGRILHHLKAYLPDHNSTLVITGFQAAGTRGRAILDGAKAIKIHGMPVSINAKVEFIDSLSAHGDYSDIMRWLRGFTQPPKTTFLVHGEPKAAESLKARIESELGWGVVIPKYLQKFDL